The Stenotrophomonas sp. NA06056 genome segment GCCGACGTCTTCGAGGGTCAGTCCGGCGGCCTCACGGGCCTGGCGCAGGCGGGTGCCGCAGCCGGCCACGGTCTCGAGATCGCTCACAGTCTGGTCATCAATCACAATGCATCAACCCTGGAGTTAGGAGCCCGCGTCCTGCGGAAATTCCTGTCGAATCCGCTGAAGATAGCGATCAGATGCCGCCCGATCACCCAGCCGCGCCTCGATTTCAGACGCAAGTTGTAACACGGAACGCGTGGCCGGTGCAGCCGCAATCCTACGTTCGGCGAAGGCGCGGGCCTCCATGAACTGGCCGCGACGGAAGCTCAGCTGGGCCATTGCCTCCAGCGCGACCGGGTTTCCCGGCGCCTGCGCCAGGGAAGCACGCAGGTCACGTTCGGCGCGTTCAAACTGACCAGCGTCCAGCGCGCACCCCCCGGCATTGGCCAGGGCAGCGGCGGGCGTGGCGTAGCCCGGGGCAGCCAGGGCGCGATCAAACCAGACCAGCGATTCGGCCGAATGGCCGTGCTGGCACAACCAGGCTGCGTAATTGTTGAGCACGTCACCGCGTTGCGGCGCCAGCTCTGCAGCACGACGGAAACCGTCGCCCGCCGCCTGCTCGCGCCCCTTGCGGTCTTCAACCCCGGCCAGCAGCATCACTGCATCCACGCCATTGGGCTGGAGCTTCAACGCGCGGCGCACCTTGCGCTCGGCCTCGTCCAGATTACCCACCTGCATGTCGCGGGCAGCCAGCGCCAGCAGGTCCTCGTAATGGAATTTCTGCCGCACGCCCGGCGCATCACGGACGCTGTGGATCGGCGCGACCCCGCCCGGGCCGATCGGAATCTCACTGGTGGTCGTGCAACCGCCCGCTGCCAGTGCCAGGGCGCCTGCGAACAAGGCCACCGGCAGGCGATCAGGCCGCGGCATCGCTCCCCTTCCCTGCCTGCAGCGTCTTGTTGAACTCGGCCTGGCGGCGGGTGCGGTCCATCACCTGGCCCTTGAGCTGGCCACAGGCGGCGTCGATATCGTCGCCACGGGTACGGCGCACCATCGTCAGCACGTTGCTGTCGAGCAGGATCTTCTGGAAGGCGCGGATATGCGCTTCTTCGGAACGCTCGTAGCGGGTGCCGGGGAACGGGTTGAACGGGATCAGGTTGACCTTGCCCGAATCCTTGGCCTGCACCGCGTTATCGAACTGGCGCATCAGGCGGGCCAGCTCGCGGGCATGCTCGGGCTTGTCGTTGATGCCCTTCATCAGGGTGTATTCGAAGGTGACCGATTCGCGGCGCTTGTTGGCGCGCAGGTAGCGTGCGCACGAGGCCATCAGCTCGGCGATCGGGTACTTCTTGTTGAGCGGCACCAGCGTCTCGCGCAGCGCATCGTTCGGCGCATGCAGCGACACCGCCAGCGACACATCGCTTTCGGTGGACAGGCGGTCGATCTGCGGCACCAGGCCGGAGGTCGACAGGGTCACGCGCTTGTTGGCCAGGCCGTAGCCCAGGTCGTCGCGCATCACGCTCATGGCGCGCACGACATTGTCGAAATTCATCAGCGGCTCGCCCATGCCCATCATCACCACGTTGGTGAGGCGGCGCATCTGGTGCGGCACGTTGCCCAGGTGGCGCGCGGCAACCCACACCTGGCCGATGATCTCGGCGGTGGTCAGGTTGCGGTTGAAGCCCTGGGTAGCGGTGGAGCAGAACGTGCAGTTCAGGCCGCAACCAACCTGCGAGGACACGCACAGCGTGCCGCGGGTCTTGTCGGGGATGTACACGGTCTCGATGGCGTTCTTGCCATCCACGCCCATCGCCAGCAGCCACTTGTGGGTGCCGTCGGCGGAGGGCTTGTCGAACACGATGTTCGGGACGAGGACCTCGGCATGCTCCTGCAGCTTGGCGCGCAGGACCTTGCCGAGGTCGGTCATCTCATCGAACTCGGTGACGTAGCGATGGTGGATCCACTTCATCACCTGATGGGCACGGAACTTCTTCTCGCCGAGAACCTCGACGAAGAACGTTTCCAGGCCCGCGCGATCGAGGTCGAGCAGGTTCTGCTTGCCAGCCGTGGGTGCCGACTTCGGCAGTGGCTGGATGGCGATTTTCTGTACGACCTCGTTCACGGCATTACTCTCAGCGCGAAACGACTTCGGTGGCGGCGAAGAAGTACGCGATTTCAATCGCGGCATTCTCGACCGAGTCCGAGCCGTGTGCGGCATTGGCATCGATGGATTCGGCGAAGTCGGCGCGGATGGTGCCCGGCGCGGCTTCCTTCGGGTTGGTGGCGCCCAGCAGGTCGCGGTGGGCCAGGACGGCGTTCTCGCCTTCCAGGGCCTGGATCATCACCGGGCCGGAGATCATGAACTCGACCAGCGCGTTGAAGAACGGACGCTCGCGGTGCACGGCGTAGAAGCCTTCGGCTTCACGGCGCGACAGCTGCTTGTACTTGGCGGCCACGACCTTCAGGCCAGCCTTTTCAAAGCGGGCGTAGATTTCGCCGATGACGTTCTTGGCAACGGCGTCCGGCTTGACGATCGAAAGGGTGCGCTCCAGCGCCATGGGATGTCTCCAATGGAATCGGGCCGCTGATGGCCCGAAGGGTAACAAAAAAAAAGCCGCGTCGAAACGCGGGCTTAGCCTGATAAACGTGCGCGGATTGTAAGAGATCCCGCTCAGTAGTGCCAGCCCATGGCTGGCAGGCCGAACCCCGTTGCCAGCCATGGGCTGGCACTACTGAATGACCTGTAACCGGTCCGGGCATTTTTGCTGCACTGCAAAATGCCATACGCTACCGTCTGGTTCTAGTATCAAACAATCGTTTGATTAAGGTCCGCCCGCCCGATGGCCAAGCCCGCCCACTTCTCGACCAAGGACCGGATCCTCGGCGCCGCCGAGGAGCTGTTCGCCCAGCACGGCTTTGCCGGCACCTCGCTGCGCCAGGTCACCAGCCAGGCCGACGTCAACATCGCCGCGGTGAACTATCACTTCGGCTCCAAGGAAAACCTGGTCAACGAAGTCTTCCGCCGCCGCATGGACGAGATGACCGGCGCCCGCCTGTCGCAGCTTGAACGCGCCCGCGCAGAGCACCCCGGCGAACTGCGGCCGGTGCTGGCCGCCTTCGTCGAACCGGCGTTGGCGCTGGCCCAGGACCGCCAGAACGGCGGCGCCTTCGTCCGCGTGATCGCCCGCGCCTACGCTGAAAAGAACGACAACCTGCGCAAGTTCCTGTCCGACCACTACGGCCACGTCCTGCGCGAGTTCGGCAAGGCCATCGCCACCTGCGTGCCCGGCCTGAGCAAGGAAGAGCTCTACTGGCGCCTGGATTTCCTGGCCGGTTCGCTGACCTACGCCATGGCCGATTTCGGGCTGATCAAGCGACCCGCCGGTGTCACCGAAACGGCGCATCGTGCCCATGCGGCCCATGAACTGATCCATTTCGCCGAGGCCGGGTTCCGCGCCGCCGCCCGCAGCGGCAGCGCCGTGCCCGCCTCCTCCTGATTCCACCCAGTAACTGCTGACCAACAAAGGCCCTACACCATGTCCAATTCCCTGCTAGTCCGCCGCGCCGCCGTGCTGGGTGCCGGCGTCATGGGTGCCCAGATCGCCGCCCACCTCACCAACGCTGGCGTCGACACCGTGCTGTTCGACCTGCCCGCCAAGGAAGGTCCGGCCGATGGCATCGTGCTGAAGTCGATCGCCAACCTGGGCAAGCTGAGCCCGGCGCCGCTGGCCAGCAAGTCGCTGGCCGAAGCCATCACCCCGGCCAACTACGAGACCGGCCTGGAACAGTTGAAGGACTGCGACCTGATCATCGAGGCCATCGCCGAGCGCATGGACTGGAAGCAGGACCTGTACAAGAAGATCGCCCCGTTCGTGGCCGACCACGCGGTGCTGGCCTCCAACACCTCGGGCCTGGGCATCAACAAGCTGGCCGACGTGCTGCCGGAACAGTTGCGCCACCGCTTCTGCGGCGTGCACTTCTTCAACCCGCCGCGCTACATGCACCTGGCCGAGCTGATTCCGGCCACCACCACCGACGCCAGCGTGCTGGAAG includes the following:
- the ndk gene encoding nucleoside-diphosphate kinase yields the protein MALERTLSIVKPDAVAKNVIGEIYARFEKAGLKVVAAKYKQLSRREAEGFYAVHRERPFFNALVEFMISGPVMIQALEGENAVLAHRDLLGATNPKEAAPGTIRADFAESIDANAAHGSDSVENAAIEIAYFFAATEVVSR
- a CDS encoding TetR family transcriptional regulator gives rise to the protein MAKPAHFSTKDRILGAAEELFAQHGFAGTSLRQVTSQADVNIAAVNYHFGSKENLVNEVFRRRMDEMTGARLSQLERARAEHPGELRPVLAAFVEPALALAQDRQNGGAFVRVIARAYAEKNDNLRKFLSDHYGHVLREFGKAIATCVPGLSKEELYWRLDFLAGSLTYAMADFGLIKRPAGVTETAHRAHAAHELIHFAEAGFRAAARSGSAVPASS
- the rlmN gene encoding 23S rRNA (adenine(2503)-C(2))-methyltransferase RlmN — encoded protein: MNEVVQKIAIQPLPKSAPTAGKQNLLDLDRAGLETFFVEVLGEKKFRAHQVMKWIHHRYVTEFDEMTDLGKVLRAKLQEHAEVLVPNIVFDKPSADGTHKWLLAMGVDGKNAIETVYIPDKTRGTLCVSSQVGCGLNCTFCSTATQGFNRNLTTAEIIGQVWVAARHLGNVPHQMRRLTNVVMMGMGEPLMNFDNVVRAMSVMRDDLGYGLANKRVTLSTSGLVPQIDRLSTESDVSLAVSLHAPNDALRETLVPLNKKYPIAELMASCARYLRANKRRESVTFEYTLMKGINDKPEHARELARLMRQFDNAVQAKDSGKVNLIPFNPFPGTRYERSEEAHIRAFQKILLDSNVLTMVRRTRGDDIDAACGQLKGQVMDRTRRQAEFNKTLQAGKGSDAAA
- a CDS encoding tetratricopeptide repeat protein, translated to MPRPDRLPVALFAGALALAAGGCTTTSEIPIGPGGVAPIHSVRDAPGVRQKFHYEDLLALAARDMQVGNLDEAERKVRRALKLQPNGVDAVMLLAGVEDRKGREQAAGDGFRRAAELAPQRGDVLNNYAAWLCQHGHSAESLVWFDRALAAPGYATPAAALANAGGCALDAGQFERAERDLRASLAQAPGNPVALEAMAQLSFRRGQFMEARAFAERRIAAAPATRSVLQLASEIEARLGDRAASDRYLQRIRQEFPQDAGS